The following are encoded in a window of Paenibacillaceae bacterium GAS479 genomic DNA:
- a CDS encoding CxxH/CxxC protein, BA_5709 family — MYCVCKEHIELALDKFVDEYEDAPDMVNLNETHFANWDPPVKCDLCEEKAEFLIV; from the coding sequence ATGTATTGCGTGTGCAAGGAGCATATTGAGCTGGCATTGGACAAGTTCGTGGATGAGTATGAGGATGCGCCGGATATGGTGAATCTGAATGAGACGCATTTTGCGAATTGGGACCCGCCGGTAAAATGTGACTTGTGCGAGGAAAAAGCGGAGTTCTTGATCGTTTAA
- a CDS encoding Uncharacterized conserved protein has product MRFMMIVKATTDSEAGAMPSQELIEAMQKYNEELVRAGVLLAADGLQPSSNGIRISYPEPGGKPKVIDGPFTESKEVIAGYTLIEVKSREEAIQWALRMPDPHGYGQGQIELRQVFEVEDLMSDPDTLEKEVVLRGKVEEQKKA; this is encoded by the coding sequence ATGAGGTTCATGATGATTGTAAAAGCAACCACTGATTCAGAAGCGGGCGCGATGCCTAGTCAAGAGCTTATCGAGGCCATGCAGAAATATAACGAGGAATTGGTGAGAGCAGGCGTGCTGCTTGCAGCGGATGGGCTTCAACCGAGTTCTAACGGAATCCGAATTTCTTATCCGGAGCCTGGCGGCAAGCCGAAAGTCATAGATGGCCCATTTACAGAGTCAAAAGAAGTGATTGCCGGATATACGCTTATTGAGGTGAAGTCCAGAGAGGAAGCGATCCAGTGGGCTTTGCGCATGCCGGACCCGCATGGGTACGGACAAGGTCAAATCGAGCTTAGGCAGGTGTTTGAAGTGGAGGACTTGATGAGCGATCCTGACACTCTTGAAAAAGAAGTCGTTCTACGGGGAAAAGTAGAGGAGCAGAAAAAAGCGTGA
- a CDS encoding Signal transduction histidine kinase, producing the protein MKPLPNLRILAAMALVTILLLSWPSIIWASAPQTTLDRWQVMTIDSNQEPGTAPPVGGNWKEANAGETLVELPPGAKGVWIRLQIPSTEDWHRPGILAGRMYGLNINVYKDGELLYETKRDFQVEMSRLLLPVDSSSEESKLDVLILTNGERAGFLAPVQLGEFDALDKSYIRTELPSLLLGASIVFLALLMSVCSIFLSKRQRSFWISLCIIALTTGLLIASYSPLPYLYYPSGGPIFLAMFELSLFTMFPALGYFVSETFERKSPRFHRFTRWQAYYSVFGVLSFIAYSLAGDKLYPFYSIVSVVAVGVLMLVQMVWISILSVSYWRRGDSQAIVLSLGLLAFAGTSATDLILYYTRDKGYVLFLWKLGFVAFILSLVIILARRISNDYRTLLSYSKQLELFNLSLERTEKLKIISDLAASVAHEVRNPLQVTRGFLQLLSKKEDQQSQGYITIAVNELDRAAEIITDFLTFAKPELEAISRLDIRELLEQLDLIMGPHASMHGGRLVIVSEEKMEIMGSASKLKQALINLIKNSVEAFREEGLIELSARAEGREVVLLIKDNGEGMDAEQLSKLGVPYFSTKSKGTGLGTMVTMRIIEVMNGSIIFQSQKGKGTEVTIRFPLVE; encoded by the coding sequence ATGAAACCGCTTCCCAATTTACGGATATTAGCCGCCATGGCCCTAGTTACAATACTTCTGCTGTCATGGCCTTCAATTATATGGGCGTCAGCCCCTCAAACCACTCTTGACCGCTGGCAGGTCATGACAATCGATTCGAATCAGGAGCCCGGAACGGCACCTCCAGTCGGCGGCAATTGGAAAGAAGCCAATGCCGGCGAGACGTTGGTAGAGCTGCCACCGGGCGCCAAAGGTGTTTGGATTCGGCTGCAGATTCCATCAACGGAAGACTGGCATCGTCCCGGCATTCTCGCGGGCCGGATGTACGGTCTTAATATAAACGTCTACAAGGATGGCGAGCTGCTTTATGAAACGAAGCGTGACTTTCAGGTCGAAATGTCCCGTCTGCTTCTGCCGGTCGACTCCTCGTCTGAAGAGAGCAAGCTGGATGTGCTCATCCTGACGAACGGAGAGCGAGCTGGATTTTTAGCACCCGTTCAGCTAGGAGAATTCGACGCTCTGGATAAAAGTTATATTCGTACCGAGCTGCCCAGCTTGCTGCTCGGCGCCTCGATCGTCTTTTTGGCGCTGCTAATGTCCGTCTGCTCCATATTTCTGAGCAAGCGTCAGCGTAGCTTCTGGATTTCGCTTTGCATTATCGCTCTCACTACCGGCCTACTAATTGCTTCCTATTCGCCGCTCCCATATCTGTACTATCCGTCGGGAGGGCCTATTTTCCTGGCTATGTTCGAGCTGTCGCTTTTCACGATGTTCCCCGCGCTGGGTTACTTCGTGAGCGAGACGTTTGAACGCAAATCGCCCCGTTTTCACCGTTTTACCCGCTGGCAGGCGTATTACTCCGTCTTCGGCGTGCTCTCGTTCATTGCCTACAGCCTGGCGGGAGATAAGCTCTACCCTTTTTACTCTATCGTATCGGTCGTGGCGGTCGGGGTGCTCATGCTCGTCCAGATGGTTTGGATTTCTATCCTATCCGTTTCCTATTGGCGTCGCGGCGACAGCCAAGCGATCGTTCTGTCGCTTGGTCTGCTGGCTTTTGCAGGAACCAGCGCCACCGACCTGATTCTTTATTATACCCGCGACAAAGGCTACGTACTTTTTCTTTGGAAGCTCGGCTTTGTCGCTTTCATCCTGTCGCTGGTCATTATTCTCGCACGGCGTATTTCGAACGACTACAGAACGTTGCTGTCCTATTCCAAACAACTGGAGCTGTTTAACCTGTCTCTGGAGCGGACAGAGAAGTTAAAAATCATTAGCGATCTGGCGGCGTCCGTGGCGCATGAGGTTCGCAATCCGCTGCAGGTAACAAGAGGTTTTCTCCAACTACTTTCCAAAAAAGAAGATCAGCAAAGCCAGGGCTACATCACGATTGCAGTCAACGAGCTGGACCGGGCCGCCGAAATCATCACCGACTTTCTCACCTTCGCCAAGCCGGAGCTCGAAGCCATTTCGCGGTTGGATATTCGTGAATTGTTGGAGCAGCTCGATCTAATCATGGGTCCACATGCCTCGATGCATGGAGGAAGACTCGTCATTGTTTCGGAAGAGAAAATGGAGATTATGGGCAGCGCCTCCAAGCTGAAGCAAGCGCTCATTAATCTGATCAAAAACAGCGTGGAAGCTTTCAGAGAAGAGGGCCTGATTGAGCTTTCCGCCCGGGCCGAAGGCAGGGAAGTCGTGCTGCTGATTAAAGATAATGGTGAAGGCATGGACGCGGAGCAACTGTCCAAGCTCGGCGTGCCCTATTTCTCTACCAAATCCAAGGGTACTGGACTGGGAACGATGGTGACGATGCGTATTATCGAGGTAATGAACGGAAGCATTATTTTTCAAAGTCAAAAAGGAAAGGGAACCGAAGTAACGATTCGGTTCCCCCTGGTAGAATAG
- a CDS encoding Uncharacterized conserved protein has translation MRFMLMVKGTGYSEAGIKPKLEDAAALEAYRHSLSKAGVLVAAEELQPSSRGIRISNLSDSKNEQRAEIERGPFPVEQGLMAGYTLIEVETEEEAVNWALRMPVPKGWNGFKLELRRMEDSPGMVKDPKQLAMLADLADQLHMLKKV, from the coding sequence ATGCGATTCATGTTAATGGTCAAAGGAACGGGTTATTCGGAAGCGGGCATCAAACCTAAGCTGGAGGACGCTGCTGCGCTTGAAGCCTATCGGCATTCATTGTCCAAGGCTGGGGTGCTAGTTGCCGCCGAGGAGCTTCAGCCAAGCTCCCGGGGGATTCGCATTTCTAATCTTTCAGACTCGAAGAATGAGCAGCGGGCAGAAATTGAAAGAGGGCCTTTTCCGGTCGAGCAGGGATTGATGGCTGGATACACTCTCATTGAGGTGGAGACGGAGGAGGAGGCCGTCAATTGGGCGCTCCGGATGCCGGTACCCAAAGGGTGGAACGGCTTCAAGCTTGAGCTTAGACGAATGGAAGATAGCCCGGGGATGGTGAAGGATCCCAAACAGCTGGCGATGTTAGCCGATCTGGCGGACCAGCTCCATATGTTGAAAAAGGTTTGA
- a CDS encoding RNA polymerase sigma factor, sigma-70 family — MTLPAAHRTIDVIWRMESPKLIAGLTRMVRDVGLAEDLAQDALVIALERWPETGIPDNPGAWLMTASKRRAIDLLRRSKLRDQKYAEIASSAPLFTEDDMDRTLDGEIGDDLLRLIFMTCHPVLSQEARVALTLRLLCGLTTDEIARSFLVAESTIAQRIVRAKKTLNKEKIAFDVPAGEELAERLGAVLEAIYLMFNEGFSATSGDSWVRPLLCQEALRLGRVLAEHAHLEPEVHGLVALMEIQSSRLKTRMGPSGEPILLLDQNRAQWDRLLIRRGMAALERGKRLGKSYGPYLLQAEISACHAGAPVAADTNWIRIAALYEALSQVMPSPIVELNRAVAVSMAFSPVFGLQIVDALGSEPSLKEYHLLPSVRGDLLMKLGRLDEARAEFERAAAMTRNIRERELLLKRVAECDGSDVTEKKT; from the coding sequence GTGACTCTTCCCGCTGCCCATCGGACCATTGACGTAATATGGAGAATGGAATCGCCCAAGCTGATTGCCGGGCTCACACGAATGGTTCGAGATGTTGGACTTGCCGAGGATTTGGCTCAGGACGCTTTGGTTATCGCTCTGGAGCGGTGGCCGGAAACCGGCATACCGGATAATCCGGGGGCTTGGCTGATGACGGCGTCTAAACGTCGCGCCATCGATCTTTTGCGCCGGAGCAAGCTGAGGGATCAGAAGTATGCGGAAATTGCGAGCAGCGCACCGCTGTTTACAGAGGATGATATGGATCGGACATTAGACGGGGAGATCGGCGACGATCTCCTTCGTCTGATCTTTATGACTTGTCATCCGGTGCTCTCCCAGGAAGCAAGGGTTGCTCTTACGCTTCGGCTGTTATGCGGGCTGACTACGGATGAGATTGCTCGTTCTTTCCTCGTAGCCGAATCGACGATTGCGCAGCGAATTGTCCGGGCTAAAAAGACGCTCAACAAGGAAAAAATCGCTTTCGATGTGCCGGCAGGAGAAGAGTTGGCCGAGCGTCTGGGAGCCGTGCTTGAGGCGATTTACCTCATGTTCAACGAGGGGTTCTCGGCAACTTCAGGAGACAGCTGGGTTCGTCCGCTGCTGTGTCAGGAAGCGCTTCGGCTGGGCCGCGTGCTGGCAGAGCATGCCCATCTTGAGCCGGAAGTGCATGGCTTGGTCGCTTTGATGGAGATTCAATCGTCCCGTCTGAAAACCCGAATGGGTCCGAGCGGTGAACCTATACTGCTGCTGGACCAGAATCGGGCACAGTGGGATCGCCTGCTGATCCGGCGTGGAATGGCTGCATTGGAGCGTGGGAAGCGGTTGGGGAAGTCGTACGGCCCTTATTTGCTGCAGGCAGAAATTTCGGCTTGTCATGCTGGGGCGCCCGTGGCGGCCGACACGAATTGGATTCGCATTGCAGCTCTGTATGAAGCATTGTCCCAGGTCATGCCTTCACCAATCGTTGAGTTGAACCGAGCTGTTGCCGTATCGATGGCGTTCAGTCCTGTTTTTGGGCTGCAAATTGTCGATGCGCTTGGCTCCGAGCCATCTCTTAAGGAATATCATTTGCTTCCGAGCGTTCGCGGTGATCTGTTGATGAAGCTGGGGCGGCTCGATGAAGCTCGTGCCGAATTCGAGCGGGCGGCGGCGATGACTCGGAACATCCGCGAGCGCGAGCTTTTGCTGAAACGGGTCGCTGAATGCGATGGCTCTGATGTCACGGAGAAGAAAACGTGA
- a CDS encoding Tetratricopeptide repeat-containing protein — protein MDKDLLEQFTLWHNKNQYKKIINRIMEIPEAERDYDLVCHLARALNNQENYNEAIKYFLSVQKQGEHDPLWYYRLGYAYFYLNQYKEAIVAFEHAVALDPEDAHVRRFLEMSRNAASSAGNETIHIANVEQDEGLLEVNEKINPFGLVLHNNGSVSMILSVGIYKHEIFQTRAEEGFEGNGYDWSSLAAVFLEEKMPHLVNIVRFDPEADMFAAYSDIREAIHSFAIAFKEACEDDSLIKDLFSRAELD, from the coding sequence ATGGATAAGGATCTATTGGAACAGTTCACTCTTTGGCACAACAAGAACCAGTATAAGAAAATTATTAACAGAATTATGGAAATACCCGAGGCAGAAAGGGACTATGACTTAGTTTGCCATTTGGCAAGAGCATTGAACAATCAAGAAAATTATAATGAAGCTATCAAATATTTTTTATCTGTGCAAAAGCAAGGCGAGCACGACCCTCTTTGGTATTACCGATTAGGATATGCATATTTTTACCTTAATCAGTATAAGGAAGCGATAGTTGCTTTTGAACATGCTGTAGCACTAGACCCTGAAGATGCACATGTCAGGAGGTTTTTAGAAATGAGCCGCAACGCCGCTAGTAGTGCAGGAAATGAAACCATTCATATAGCTAACGTTGAACAGGATGAGGGTTTGTTAGAAGTTAATGAAAAAATAAACCCATTCGGGCTAGTTTTGCATAATAATGGAAGCGTATCAATGATTTTAAGTGTCGGCATATATAAGCATGAAATTTTTCAAACACGAGCTGAAGAAGGATTTGAGGGCAATGGCTATGATTGGAGTTCATTAGCAGCCGTGTTTCTTGAAGAAAAAATGCCTCATTTAGTTAATATCGTGCGATTTGACCCTGAAGCCGATATGTTCGCTGCTTATTCAGACATTAGAGAAGCAATACATAGTTTTGCAATTGCCTTTAAGGAAGCATGTGAAGATGATTCATTAATAAAAGACTTATTTTCACGAGCTGAATTAGATTAA
- a CDS encoding 23S rRNA (pseudouridine1915-N3)-methyltransferase encodes MFVQIIGVGKLKEKYLVQGIAEYAKRLAPYLKFQVIEVGDEKAPDTLSDAEVGIVKGKEGERILAQIKPDAHVVALSLDGALWSSEDLARELDRLGTYGSSHVVFVIGGSHGLSDDVLRRAQQKLCFGRMTLPHQLMRLVLVEQVYRAVKINRGEPYHK; translated from the coding sequence ATGTTTGTACAGATTATTGGCGTTGGCAAGCTCAAGGAGAAATATCTGGTGCAGGGTATCGCGGAGTACGCGAAGCGTCTGGCGCCTTATTTGAAGTTCCAGGTCATCGAGGTTGGGGACGAAAAAGCGCCCGACACACTTAGCGACGCCGAGGTGGGCATCGTTAAGGGCAAGGAAGGCGAGCGTATTCTGGCACAGATTAAACCGGACGCGCATGTCGTTGCGCTCAGTCTGGACGGCGCGCTATGGAGCTCGGAGGATCTGGCCCGTGAGCTCGATCGGCTCGGCACGTACGGCAGCAGTCATGTTGTGTTTGTCATCGGCGGTAGCCATGGGCTGAGCGACGACGTGCTGCGGCGTGCGCAGCAGAAGCTTTGCTTCGGGCGCATGACGCTGCCGCATCAGTTGATGAGGCTGGTGCTGGTGGAGCAGGTTTATCGGGCGGTGAAGATTAATCGGGGGGAACCTTATCATAAGTAG
- a CDS encoding NHLP leader peptide domain-containing protein, with protein sequence MSSSQSLKVQIIQKAWKDEAFKQQLLADPKTAIKDAFGVEIPDDIQLTAVAESDKNFYFVLPPNPEDVANGTGNVELMW encoded by the coding sequence ATGTCTTCTTCCCAATCGTTGAAAGTTCAAATCATTCAAAAAGCATGGAAAGACGAGGCCTTCAAGCAACAGCTGTTAGCTGATCCAAAAACCGCAATCAAGGACGCCTTCGGCGTTGAGATTCCGGACGACATCCAACTGACGGCTGTAGCAGAGTCGGACAAGAACTTTTACTTTGTTCTTCCGCCGAACCCGGAAGATGTGGCAAACGGAACGGGCAATGTTGAGCTAATGTGGTAG
- a CDS encoding Pimeloyl-ACP methyl ester carboxylesterase, whose amino-acid sequence MYSLISKDGTKIAYDKIGQGPALVLVAGAFSYRKFPAIIQLAELLSDRFTVYTYDRRGRGDSGDAKPYAAQREIEDLQAVLDAAGGSAGVWALSSGAMLALKAAAAGASITRLALHEPPLVVEPEDRKPPADFAVKVKELIAENRREEAIKYFMTKGMGAPSFVVTMMRLMPGVWSNLMAVAPTLPYDAALLDGYMDGKPLPASQWSSVKIPTLVIEGTESPSSLRHGAQALARVLPNAKLRSGKGLGHTKKLNSRLISMELSTFFENREVI is encoded by the coding sequence ATGTACAGCCTGATTTCTAAAGACGGAACGAAGATCGCTTATGACAAAATCGGTCAAGGACCGGCGCTTGTATTGGTCGCAGGAGCGTTCAGCTACCGGAAGTTCCCAGCAATAATCCAGCTAGCTGAGCTGCTGTCCGACCGCTTCACGGTTTATACCTATGACCGCCGGGGGCGTGGTGACAGCGGGGATGCCAAGCCCTATGCCGCTCAGCGGGAGATTGAAGATCTCCAGGCTGTCCTGGATGCGGCCGGCGGCTCAGCGGGTGTGTGGGCATTATCATCAGGCGCTATGTTGGCGCTAAAAGCAGCAGCTGCAGGAGCGAGCATCACGAGGCTGGCTCTGCATGAGCCGCCTTTAGTAGTCGAGCCAGAGGATCGCAAGCCGCCGGCCGACTTCGCTGTGAAAGTTAAGGAATTGATAGCCGAAAACCGCCGTGAGGAGGCGATCAAGTACTTTATGACGAAAGGTATGGGTGCTCCGTCTTTTGTCGTCACGATGATGCGTCTGATGCCTGGAGTGTGGTCTAATCTGATGGCCGTAGCTCCCACGCTGCCCTACGATGCGGCGTTGCTAGACGGGTATATGGACGGAAAGCCGCTGCCCGCCTCCCAGTGGAGTAGTGTTAAAATCCCGACGCTCGTTATCGAAGGCACAGAGAGTCCGTCGTCGTTGCGGCACGGAGCACAGGCTCTGGCGCGCGTTCTACCGAACGCCAAGCTGCGGAGCGGAAAAGGACTTGGGCATACCAAAAAGCTGAATAGTCGACTCATCTCAATGGAGCTTTCCACCTTTTTTGAAAATAGGGAGGTCATATAA
- a CDS encoding serine protease Do — translation MGLFDDEFYSTRISRRTNKIGRKQIPGFPLRSRKDWGVGRLAALSAASGAAIVLVLTLALSGGDGKATVSEASAHAASGLVAPGDAIQQTVTASAKVRPAVVSIVNEQSMILPKVEGKEEFPLPEGGVEGELQPASVGSGVIFAKKDGKAYIITNNHVIEGAAGLKAVMINGESRPAKLIGGDYITDLAVLEIDGKGIDAVAKMGDSAKLQSGEMVMAIGNPLGLGDSLSMGIISKTKQIIPVSLSQDGNYDWEQEVIQTDASINQGNSGGPLIDMKGEVIGINSMKISDVGVEGVGFAIPVNNVMPIVDQLMKQGKVPRPYLGVYTLDLESYFAQQGFGGGVEGGIEEGTEKGKEAEEPDSGGPDIPAEVTEGVIVLESVGPALDAGLQFNDVITKLDDQPIRSTMELRKYLYGKKQIGDKIKVTFYRGGKQDSVTFKLLDKSEEEEE, via the coding sequence GTGGGTTTGTTCGATGATGAGTTCTATTCGACGCGTATCTCCCGACGCACGAACAAAATAGGGCGGAAGCAGATACCGGGCTTTCCGCTGCGCAGCCGCAAGGACTGGGGAGTTGGCCGGTTGGCGGCTTTGTCAGCTGCATCCGGCGCTGCAATCGTCCTAGTGCTGACGCTTGCCTTGAGCGGCGGAGACGGCAAAGCGACCGTCTCAGAGGCGTCTGCACACGCTGCATCTGGCCTTGTCGCTCCCGGTGATGCCATTCAACAGACGGTCACCGCCTCGGCGAAGGTTCGTCCAGCGGTCGTCAGCATCGTCAATGAACAGTCGATGATACTGCCTAAGGTTGAGGGCAAGGAAGAGTTCCCGCTGCCGGAAGGCGGTGTGGAGGGCGAACTGCAACCGGCCAGCGTGGGCAGCGGAGTTATTTTCGCCAAGAAGGATGGCAAGGCGTACATCATCACGAACAATCATGTGATCGAGGGCGCCGCTGGACTGAAGGCCGTCATGATCAATGGCGAATCGCGTCCGGCGAAGCTGATCGGCGGCGATTATATTACCGATCTTGCCGTGCTGGAGATCGACGGCAAGGGGATTGACGCTGTCGCCAAGATGGGTGACTCCGCCAAGCTTCAGTCCGGAGAGATGGTCATGGCCATTGGCAATCCGCTTGGTCTCGGCGACTCTCTCTCGATGGGTATTATTAGCAAGACGAAGCAGATCATCCCGGTATCGCTCAGCCAAGACGGCAACTACGATTGGGAGCAGGAGGTCATCCAGACCGATGCTTCCATCAACCAGGGCAATAGCGGCGGTCCGCTGATCGACATGAAGGGCGAGGTCATCGGTATCAACAGCATGAAGATTTCCGATGTTGGCGTTGAGGGAGTTGGCTTTGCCATCCCGGTGAATAACGTCATGCCGATCGTTGACCAACTGATGAAGCAGGGCAAGGTGCCGCGTCCTTATCTCGGCGTGTATACGCTGGATCTGGAATCGTATTTTGCTCAGCAGGGCTTCGGAGGCGGTGTTGAGGGCGGCATCGAAGAAGGCACAGAGAAAGGCAAAGAAGCTGAAGAGCCTGACAGCGGCGGCCCTGATATACCGGCTGAGGTGACGGAGGGCGTCATCGTGCTGGAGTCGGTAGGTCCGGCTCTGGATGCAGGTTTGCAGTTCAACGACGTCATTACCAAGCTGGATGATCAGCCGATCCGCAGCACGATGGAGCTGCGTAAGTATCTGTACGGCAAGAAGCAGATCGGCGATAAGATCAAGGTTACTTTCTACCGCGGCGGCAAACAGGACAGCGTGACGTTCAAGCTGCTGGACAAGAGTGAAGAGGAAGAAGAATAA
- a CDS encoding fructose-bisphosphate aldolase, whose protein sequence is MALVSMKDMLNKALEEGYAVGQFNINNLEWTQAILAAAEEEKSPVILGVSEGAARYMGGFKVITAMVGALIDEMKITVPVAIHLDHGSSFDKCKEAIDAGFTSVMIDASHHPFDENVETTKKVVEYAHSKGVSVEAELGTVGGQEDDVIADGVIYADPKECFELVKLTGIDCLAPALGSVHGPYKGEPNLGFKEMEEICQMIKLPLVLHGGTGIPTDHIKKSISLGTAKINVNTENQIEFTKKVREIVTKDLEVYDPRKFLMPGRDAIKKTVQGKMREFGSSNKA, encoded by the coding sequence ATGGCACTCGTTTCCATGAAGGACATGCTGAACAAAGCACTCGAAGAGGGCTACGCAGTAGGCCAATTCAACATCAACAACCTGGAGTGGACGCAAGCGATTCTGGCTGCTGCAGAGGAAGAGAAATCCCCAGTTATCCTCGGCGTATCCGAAGGCGCAGCTCGTTACATGGGCGGCTTCAAAGTCATCACGGCTATGGTAGGCGCGCTTATCGACGAGATGAAAATTACCGTTCCAGTTGCGATTCACCTCGACCACGGTTCCAGCTTTGACAAATGTAAAGAAGCAATCGACGCCGGATTCACTTCCGTTATGATCGACGCCTCCCACCATCCTTTCGATGAAAACGTTGAAACGACGAAAAAAGTCGTTGAATACGCGCATAGCAAAGGCGTTTCCGTTGAAGCCGAGCTCGGCACGGTTGGCGGACAAGAAGACGACGTTATTGCAGACGGCGTTATTTACGCTGATCCAAAGGAATGCTTCGAGCTCGTTAAGCTGACTGGCATCGACTGCCTGGCTCCAGCTCTTGGTTCTGTTCACGGCCCTTACAAAGGCGAGCCTAACCTTGGCTTCAAGGAAATGGAAGAGATCTGCCAAATGATCAAACTGCCACTCGTGCTTCATGGCGGAACGGGTATCCCAACCGATCACATCAAGAAATCCATCTCCCTCGGTACGGCTAAAATCAACGTGAACACCGAGAACCAAATCGAGTTCACCAAAAAAGTTCGCGAAATCGTGACGAAGGACCTCGAAGTTTACGATCCACGTAAATTCCTGATGCCTGGCCGCGATGCGATCAAAAAGACCGTTCAAGGCAAAATGCGTGAATTCGGTTCCTCCAACAAAGCCTAA
- a CDS encoding Uncharacterized conserved protein YdiU, UPF0061 family, whose product MTETNHASHAKEAGWNFDNSYARLPENLFTRQGPKPVRAPKLAILNEKLAVALGLNPEELVSPEGIATLAGNHTPEGAEPLAQAYGGHQFGYFNRLGDGRAVLLGEQITPQGERFDIQYKGSGRTPYSRGGDGRAGLGPMLREYIISEAMHGLGIPTTRSLAVVLTGEEIVRESLEPGAIMTRVAASHLRVGTFQFAAQWGTLEELQALADYALERHYSEPAEGTNKYLHLLEQVVRRQAELIAKWQLVGFVHGVMNTDNMSISGETIDYGPCAFLDTFDPATVFSSIDSQGRYAYGNQPYIGAWNLARLAEALLPLLHEEQEQGLMLAEKVLAGFTEQYHGHWLAGMRAKLGLFGEEPEDEALASGLLTLMKEHRADYTNTFRLLTLGKPEDTVLHGTAEFTEWLAKWRERQGRLVSESGDKVEGLLRSQELMRRSNPAVIARNHRVEEALSAAIQGDLGVLERLLTVLADPYAYSAEQEEYTSLPESCDRPYRTFCGT is encoded by the coding sequence ATGACCGAAACCAACCACGCATCTCATGCAAAAGAAGCCGGATGGAACTTTGATAATAGCTACGCTCGTTTGCCGGAAAATCTGTTCACCAGGCAAGGACCGAAGCCAGTACGCGCACCGAAGCTGGCGATTTTGAACGAAAAGCTTGCTGTTGCTCTTGGATTAAATCCAGAGGAGCTGGTCAGCCCGGAAGGGATTGCAACGCTAGCAGGAAATCACACCCCTGAAGGAGCGGAGCCGCTCGCTCAGGCCTATGGTGGACATCAATTCGGATACTTCAACCGTCTTGGAGATGGACGGGCCGTGCTGTTAGGGGAGCAGATCACCCCACAGGGTGAGCGGTTCGATATTCAGTACAAAGGCTCTGGGCGCACGCCGTATTCACGCGGCGGGGACGGCCGTGCGGGGCTTGGCCCGATGCTGCGCGAGTACATCATTAGCGAAGCGATGCATGGGCTTGGCATCCCGACAACGCGAAGCCTGGCGGTTGTGCTGACGGGCGAGGAGATCGTTCGGGAGTCGCTTGAGCCGGGCGCGATTATGACGCGGGTGGCGGCTAGCCATTTGCGCGTGGGCACGTTCCAATTCGCCGCGCAGTGGGGCACGCTGGAGGAGCTTCAGGCGCTCGCGGACTATGCGCTGGAGCGGCATTATTCGGAGCCTGCAGAAGGGACGAATAAGTACCTTCATCTGCTGGAGCAGGTCGTCCGCCGGCAAGCCGAGCTTATTGCTAAGTGGCAGCTCGTTGGCTTCGTTCATGGTGTCATGAACACCGACAATATGTCGATCAGCGGGGAAACGATTGATTACGGACCTTGTGCCTTTTTGGATACCTTTGATCCGGCTACCGTATTTAGCTCCATCGACTCTCAAGGCCGTTATGCCTATGGCAACCAGCCTTACATTGGCGCATGGAATCTGGCGCGTCTGGCGGAAGCGTTGCTGCCGCTGCTTCATGAGGAGCAGGAACAGGGGCTTATGCTGGCAGAGAAGGTATTGGCCGGTTTTACCGAGCAATACCACGGCCACTGGCTTGCTGGGATGAGGGCGAAGCTGGGCTTATTCGGTGAGGAGCCGGAGGACGAGGCACTTGCGAGCGGGCTGCTGACTTTGATGAAGGAGCATCGGGCGGATTACACAAATACGTTCCGCTTGTTGACGTTAGGCAAGCCTGAGGATACGGTGCTGCATGGGACGGCGGAGTTCACGGAGTGGCTGGCAAAATGGCGGGAGAGACAGGGGCGGTTGGTCAGTGAGAGCGGCGATAAGGTAGAAGGCCTTCTCCGCTCACAGGAGCTGATGCGCCGCAGCAACCCGGCAGTAATTGCGCGGAATCATCGGGTCGAAGAAGCACTGTCCGCAGCAATTCAGGGGGATTTGGGTGTTTTGGAACGGCTACTCACCGTTCTTGCCGATCCGTACGCCTACTCGGCGGAGCAGGAAGAGTATACATCGCTGCCGGAGAGTTGCGACCGTCCTTATCGGACATTCTGCGGGACATAG
- a CDS encoding hypothetical protein (manually curated), with amino-acid sequence MAPPVNSVNYSKDGHHYIEERVVVDSFSNSSDALRRYSELHRQEPGREYCFFHTSRPKLVAKERYVGVRGPR; translated from the coding sequence TTGGCACCTCCAGTAAATTCTGTTAACTATTCCAAAGATGGACATCATTACATTGAAGAAAGGGTCGTTGTCGATTCCTTTTCCAATTCATCAGATGCCCTCAGGCGCTACAGTGAATTGCATCGACAAGAGCCTGGCAGAGAATATTGCTTCTTTCATACTTCTAGGCCGAAATTAGTAGCTAAAGAGCGCTATGTAGGGGTAAGAGGTCCAAGATGA